A region of [Bacteroides] pectinophilus DNA encodes the following proteins:
- the gdhA gene encoding NADP-specific glutamate dehydrogenase encodes MGYVDEVLEKVSKKNEGQPEFLQAVTEVLESLRPVVEANEELYRKEAVLERITEPDRQIMFRVPWVDDNGQVQVNRGFRVQFNNAIGPYKGGLRLHPSVNLSIIKFLGFEQVFKNSLTSLPIGGGKGGSDFDPKGKSDREIMAFCQSFMTELYKYIGADMDVPAGDIGVGGREIGYLFGQYKRIRGTYEGVLTGKGLTYGGSLARTEATGYGLLYFTEEMLKSNGQDIAGKTICVSGAGNVAIYAIQKAQQLGAKVVTCSDSTGWIYDPEGIDVALLKEVKEVKRARLTEYAAKRPSAQYHEGRGVWTIKCDVALPCATQNELLIDDAKALVANGVIAVAEGANMPTTLEATKYLQENGVLFAPGKASNAGGVATSALEMSQNSERLSWTFEEVDSKLKNIMVNIFHNLDDASKKYGKEGDYVAGANIAGFEKVVNAMVAQGVC; translated from the coding sequence ATGGGATACGTTGATGAAGTATTAGAGAAAGTATCTAAGAAGAATGAGGGACAGCCAGAATTCCTTCAGGCAGTTACAGAGGTTCTTGAGTCATTAAGACCTGTAGTAGAAGCTAATGAGGAGCTTTACAGAAAGGAAGCTGTTCTTGAGAGAATTACAGAGCCGGACAGACAGATTATGTTCCGTGTACCTTGGGTAGATGATAACGGACAGGTTCAGGTAAACAGAGGATTCAGAGTACAGTTCAATAACGCTATTGGACCATACAAGGGAGGTCTCAGACTTCACCCATCAGTTAACTTAAGTATTATAAAGTTCCTTGGATTCGAGCAGGTTTTCAAGAACTCACTTACAAGCCTTCCAATCGGCGGTGGCAAGGGTGGTTCTGACTTCGATCCTAAGGGCAAGTCAGACAGAGAGATTATGGCATTCTGCCAGAGCTTCATGACAGAGCTTTACAAGTACATCGGTGCAGATATGGATGTTCCAGCAGGTGATATCGGTGTAGGCGGACGTGAGATCGGTTACCTCTTCGGACAGTATAAGAGAATCCGCGGAACATATGAAGGCGTTCTTACAGGTAAGGGTCTTACATATGGTGGTTCTCTTGCAAGAACAGAGGCTACAGGTTATGGTCTTCTTTACTTCACAGAGGAGATGCTCAAGTCTAACGGACAGGATATAGCAGGCAAGACAATCTGTGTATCAGGTGCAGGTAATGTTGCTATCTATGCTATCCAGAAGGCTCAGCAGCTCGGCGCTAAGGTTGTTACATGTTCAGATTCAACAGGCTGGATCTATGATCCGGAAGGAATCGATGTTGCACTTCTTAAGGAAGTTAAGGAAGTTAAGAGAGCAAGACTTACAGAGTATGCTGCTAAGAGACCAAGCGCTCAGTACCATGAGGGAAGAGGCGTATGGACAATTAAGTGTGATGTTGCTCTTCCATGTGCTACACAGAACGAGCTTCTGATTGACGATGCTAAGGCACTTGTTGCTAACGGTGTTATCGCAGTAGCAGAGGGTGCTAACATGCCTACAACTCTTGAGGCTACAAAGTACCTTCAGGAGAACGGTGTTCTCTTTGCTCCTGGTAAGGCTTCTAACGCAGGTGGTGTTGCTACATCAGCTCTTGAGATGAGCCAGAACAGCGAGAGACTCAGCTGGACATTCGAGGAAGTTGATTCTAAGCTCAAGAATATCATGGTTAACATCTTCCACAACCTTGATGATGCTTCTAAGAAGTATGGCAAGGAAGGCGATTATGTTGCAGGTGCTAACATTGCCGGATTTGAGAAGGTTGTTAACGCTATGGTAGCTCAGGGCGTCTGCTAA
- a CDS encoding methyl-accepting chemotaxis protein has product MNRLKEKLTEKLKNKSINSKLKTSHGIIVVLSVIIAVVLLVGMTVIAGKVKKIFVGPMTNVSDIADIKYGLTDLQSEINSYIIAGNAGAGSDYNGFSSNMEADVKLVTEAVQSLDETIDNSEGKDVLERLKSKINEGEKIRPQLMTLLKNKDLNNAYTYNKNTYKPVVNDIKELSLELESIINASGKSYYKSSMISSYVLIGIGVVLLIIAVAASVMLTGIITDMLTAPIKELDDAAAHMYNGDLGAADNITYESEDELGELAEALRGTMNVLYSYVDEISATLREIAKGDLTKPSENITDFRGDFASIKESFVYILKNFNITLTNIQNTSGLVEAGAADIAGAAVELSTGTTDQASSIEELTATVETVANLAETSAKKTQEAYESIEKAARDAKSEQVRMQELTEEMANITAISKEIENITATIEDIASQTSLLALNASIEAARAGEAGKGFAVVADEIGKLATDSSNSAVNTRELIGKTMEEIGKGNDITASVAEVFGKIIGQMHEFAEVARTTNEASKGQADALAQIEAGIEQISGVTQNTAAAAQESNAISTQLSEKADELDELVRRFKLYSAVEKK; this is encoded by the coding sequence ATGAACAGATTAAAAGAAAAGCTTACAGAAAAGCTGAAAAACAAGTCGATTAACAGTAAACTCAAAACATCACACGGAATAATTGTCGTATTATCTGTAATTATTGCTGTGGTACTTCTTGTAGGAATGACCGTGATAGCCGGAAAAGTTAAAAAAATATTTGTTGGGCCAATGACTAATGTAAGTGATATCGCTGACATTAAGTATGGACTGACAGATCTTCAGAGTGAGATAAACAGCTATATTATTGCGGGTAATGCTGGCGCAGGTTCTGATTATAATGGATTTTCAAGTAATATGGAAGCGGATGTAAAGCTTGTCACAGAGGCTGTCCAGTCACTTGATGAAACAATAGATAACAGCGAAGGAAAGGATGTCCTTGAAAGACTAAAAAGTAAGATTAATGAAGGAGAGAAGATAAGACCACAGCTTATGACACTCCTTAAGAATAAGGATCTTAATAATGCTTATACATACAATAAGAATACATACAAGCCGGTCGTAAATGACATTAAGGAATTGTCGCTTGAGCTTGAGAGCATCATTAATGCAAGCGGAAAGTCATATTATAAGTCAAGCATGATATCAAGCTATGTGCTTATTGGAATCGGAGTGGTACTTCTCATTATTGCAGTCGCTGCTTCTGTCATGCTTACAGGAATTATAACAGATATGCTTACGGCACCAATCAAAGAGCTTGATGATGCTGCCGCACACATGTATAACGGCGACCTTGGAGCAGCAGATAATATTACATATGAGTCAGAAGATGAGCTTGGTGAGCTTGCCGAGGCCCTCAGAGGAACAATGAATGTACTTTATTCTTATGTTGATGAGATTTCTGCTACATTAAGAGAGATAGCAAAGGGCGATCTCACAAAGCCAAGTGAGAATATTACAGATTTCAGAGGAGATTTTGCAAGTATTAAGGAATCTTTTGTATATATACTTAAGAATTTCAATATAACACTTACTAACATCCAGAATACATCAGGACTTGTTGAAGCAGGTGCAGCAGATATTGCCGGTGCGGCGGTTGAACTCTCAACAGGCACAACAGACCAGGCAAGCTCGATTGAGGAGCTTACTGCAACTGTTGAGACAGTAGCAAACCTTGCAGAGACAAGTGCGAAGAAGACTCAGGAAGCATATGAAAGCATTGAGAAAGCCGCAAGGGATGCTAAGAGTGAGCAGGTAAGAATGCAGGAACTCACGGAAGAGATGGCGAATATCACAGCTATTTCAAAAGAAATTGAGAATATCACGGCAACTATCGAGGATATTGCATCACAGACAAGCCTCCTTGCTCTTAATGCATCAATTGAGGCGGCAAGGGCAGGCGAAGCAGGTAAGGGATTTGCGGTTGTCGCAGATGAAATCGGCAAGCTTGCAACGGACAGCTCTAATTCAGCAGTCAACACAAGAGAACTTATCGGCAAGACTATGGAAGAGATTGGCAAGGGTAATGATATTACGGCTTCCGTAGCAGAAGTATTTGGGAAGATAATAGGACAGATGCATGAATTTGCAGAAGTTGCGCGTACTACTAATGAAGCTTCAAAGGGACAGGCAGATGCGCTGGCTCAGATTGAAGCAGGAATTGAACAGATTTCAGGCGTTACACAGAATACCGCAGCCGCAGCGCAGGAAAGCAATGCTATCAGCACACAGCTTTCAGAAAAGGCAGATGAACTTGATGAGCTTGTACGCCGCTTTAAATTATATTCGGCAGTTGAAAAAAAGTAA
- a CDS encoding peptide chain release factor 3, with the protein MADLTSEITKRRTFAIISHPDAGKTTLTEKFLLYGGAINLAGSVKGKKTAKHAVSDWMEIEKQRGISVTSSVLQFNYDGYCINILDTPGHEDFSEDTYRTLMAADSAVMVIDASKGVEKQTIKLFKVCVLRHIPIFTFINKMDREANDPFELLDEIENVLGIRTCPMNWPIGSGKEFKGVYDRTDREVSLFTAAMNGQKEVATERLGIDDAALADELGSHFYEKLQEDIELLDGASSEFNLDEVRAGDLTPVFFGSALTNFGVENFLQHFLKMTTAPLARHSSIGDVDPFSGDFSAFVFKIQANMNKMHRDRIAFMRICSGKFEAGMEVTHVQGGRKIKLAQPQQMMAQERHIVDEAYAGDIIGVFDPGIFSIGDTLTTSNEKFTFDGIPTFAPEHFARVRQIDTMKRKQFVKGISQIAQEGAIQIFQEFNTGMEEIIVGVVGVLQFDVLKFRLENEYNVDIRLEPLPYEHIRWIENPEEVDVEHLSGTSDMKKIKDLKDNPLLLFVNSWSVGMVLERNEGLKLSEFGKN; encoded by the coding sequence GTGGCAGATTTAACCAGTGAGATTACAAAAAGAAGGACTTTTGCGATAATTTCCCACCCGGATGCAGGTAAGACAACTCTTACCGAGAAATTCCTGCTTTACGGAGGGGCAATTAATCTCGCCGGCTCTGTAAAAGGCAAGAAGACAGCTAAGCATGCTGTGTCAGACTGGATGGAGATAGAGAAGCAGAGAGGTATCTCTGTAACATCTTCAGTATTGCAGTTTAACTATGACGGCTACTGCATTAATATTCTTGATACACCGGGACATGAGGATTTCTCAGAGGATACTTACCGTACACTTATGGCAGCTGATTCGGCAGTCATGGTTATCGATGCATCCAAGGGTGTAGAGAAGCAGACAATTAAGCTGTTCAAAGTATGCGTTTTAAGGCACATACCTATATTTACTTTTATTAATAAGATGGATAGGGAAGCTAATGACCCATTTGAGCTTCTTGATGAAATTGAAAATGTTCTTGGAATAAGGACGTGTCCTATGAACTGGCCTATCGGTTCAGGTAAGGAGTTCAAGGGTGTATACGATCGTACTGACAGGGAAGTATCACTGTTTACGGCTGCGATGAACGGACAGAAGGAAGTCGCAACGGAGAGACTTGGAATAGATGATGCCGCACTTGCAGATGAGCTTGGGTCTCATTTTTATGAGAAGCTGCAGGAAGATATAGAGCTGCTTGACGGTGCAAGCTCGGAATTCAATCTTGATGAGGTAAGAGCCGGAGACCTGACACCTGTGTTCTTTGGCTCAGCACTTACGAATTTTGGTGTGGAGAACTTCTTACAGCATTTCCTTAAGATGACAACAGCTCCGCTTGCGAGACATTCATCAATCGGTGATGTTGACCCGTTTTCCGGGGATTTCTCGGCATTCGTATTCAAGATACAGGCTAACATGAATAAGATGCACCGCGACAGAATTGCATTCATGAGAATATGTTCAGGTAAGTTTGAGGCCGGCATGGAGGTCACCCATGTTCAGGGCGGCAGGAAGATTAAGCTTGCACAGCCGCAGCAGATGATGGCTCAGGAGAGGCATATTGTTGATGAAGCTTATGCAGGAGACATTATCGGCGTGTTCGATCCGGGAATATTCTCAATCGGTGATACGCTTACAACTTCCAATGAGAAGTTTACATTTGACGGAATACCTACATTTGCACCGGAGCATTTTGCAAGAGTACGCCAGATAGATACGATGAAGAGAAAGCAGTTTGTTAAGGGAATCAGCCAGATAGCACAGGAAGGTGCAATTCAGATATTCCAGGAGTTCAACACCGGAATGGAAGAGATTATTGTCGGAGTAGTCGGAGTGCTTCAGTTTGATGTACTTAAGTTCAGACTTGAGAATGAATATAATGTAGATATACGCCTTGAGCCTCTTCCATATGAGCATATCAGATGGATAGAGAATCCGGAAGAGGTTGATGTTGAGCATCTGTCAGGAACGTCTGACATGAAGAAAATCAAAGACCTTAAGGACAATCCTCTGTTACTGTTTGTGAACAGCTGGAGTGTCGGAATGGTCCTTGAACGTAATGAAGGTCTCAAGCTTTCAGAATTCGGCAAGAACTGA
- a CDS encoding DUF4250 domain-containing protein — protein sequence MSIPNDPVMLLSFVNMQLRDHYSSFSDFCKTNSLDKKLITDKLASIDYQYNETTNQFI from the coding sequence ATGTCGATTCCTAATGATCCGGTCATGCTTTTAAGCTTTGTGAATATGCAGCTTCGTGACCATTACAGCAGCTTTAGTGATTTTTGTAAGACAAATTCTTTAGATAAAAAACTGATAACCGACAAACTCGCGTCTATCGATTATCAGTATAATGAAACAACTAATCAGTTTATCTGA
- a CDS encoding AI-2E family transporter, with product MDSDKRKVKQIAGLIVFTMLVYTIFINYEKVFAGIEFLWDLIFPFVLGAAIAFLLNLPMRGIEKLLKKFMPLIQGKNNSKTSAAERLLRPVSLLLTFGCVIAVISIVIGVVLPQLVSTMESIGQAFMAWLPQFQDWLQKTFADNPEIEKYIGDVQIDWVAVFDSVKNFIFNGATNILSHTFSATMGIISGVTTFFIAVVFACYILMQKEKLESQVRRIIKVTFSEKTVGKINYVASLTHRIFCSFITGQCLEACILGFMFFICMLIFRLPYALLIAVLIAFMALIPIVGAFIGCIVGALLILLIDPFKALFFVIMFLVLQQIEGNLIYPHVVGGSVGLPSIWVLMAVTIGGSLMGIVGMLVFIPLVSVIYSLIGSWVRQREKCEKSA from the coding sequence ATGGATTCTGATAAGAGAAAAGTAAAGCAGATAGCAGGGCTGATTGTATTTACAATGCTTGTGTATACAATATTTATCAATTATGAGAAGGTATTTGCGGGAATAGAATTTCTGTGGGATCTGATATTTCCGTTTGTGCTTGGTGCGGCGATAGCATTTCTTTTGAATCTTCCGATGAGGGGGATAGAGAAGCTGTTGAAAAAGTTTATGCCATTGATACAGGGAAAGAATAACAGTAAGACGTCAGCAGCTGAAAGGCTTCTGCGTCCGGTGAGCCTGCTGCTTACGTTTGGATGTGTAATTGCTGTGATAAGCATAGTTATAGGAGTTGTTCTTCCACAGCTTGTGAGTACAATGGAGTCAATCGGACAGGCATTCATGGCGTGGCTTCCGCAGTTCCAGGACTGGCTTCAGAAAACATTCGCAGATAATCCTGAGATTGAAAAATATATAGGAGATGTACAGATAGACTGGGTTGCAGTATTTGATTCTGTTAAGAATTTCATATTCAACGGTGCAACCAATATACTTTCTCATACATTTTCGGCAACTATGGGAATTATAAGCGGAGTTACTACATTTTTCATAGCAGTTGTTTTTGCATGTTATATCCTTATGCAGAAGGAAAAGCTTGAATCACAGGTAAGACGTATTATTAAGGTTACATTCAGTGAAAAGACAGTTGGGAAGATTAATTATGTGGCATCACTGACACACAGGATATTCTGCAGCTTTATTACGGGACAGTGCCTTGAGGCATGTATTCTTGGATTTATGTTCTTTATATGTATGCTTATCTTCAGACTGCCGTATGCACTTCTTATTGCGGTGCTTATAGCGTTCATGGCATTAATTCCGATTGTCGGTGCATTTATCGGATGTATAGTCGGAGCACTGCTTATACTGCTGATTGATCCGTTCAAGGCACTGTTTTTTGTTATTATGTTCCTGGTGCTTCAGCAGATTGAAGGCAACCTTATATATCCGCATGTTGTGGGCGGCTCGGTAGGACTCCCTTCAATATGGGTGCTTATGGCAGTTACAATAGGCGGAAGCCTTATGGGAATAGTGGGAATGCTTGTATTTATCCCGCTTGTATCAGTAATATACAGCCTTATCGGAAGCTGGGTAAGACAGAGGGAAAAGTGTGAAAAATCAGCCTGA
- a CDS encoding MATE family efflux transporter: MKIKLSDHFTYGRLLRFCLPSVIMMVFTSIYGVVDGFFVSNFAGKVSFAAINLVMPFIMILGGLGFMIGAGGSALVARTLGEGDKKRASQYFSMLVYFTVICGIITTVIGIIFMRPIALILGATPAMLDDCVIYGRTVMAFNIAFMLQNVFQTFLTTAEKPKLGLMATLAAGITNMVLDAVFVGVFRWGVTGAAAATGISQCVGGILPLIYFARPNSSLLRLSLCRMDAGIIIKACTNGASELMTSISGSIVSILYNFQLLRFAGENGVAAYGVLMYVQFIFIAVFIGYNIGTAPVVGYNYGSGNNAELKNMLRKSLVVMGSAGAVMMVTAQALSYPLAGIFVGYDAQLLAMTHRAFGIFSLSFIIAGFNIFASSFFTALGNGAVSAGISLMRTLVFQMAAVLILPLILRIDGIWWATTAAELLALAVSAFFLIKKKNTYHYA, translated from the coding sequence ATGAAGATTAAGTTATCAGACCACTTTACTTATGGCAGGCTGTTAAGATTCTGTCTGCCATCGGTAATTATGATGGTATTTACGTCAATATACGGAGTGGTAGACGGCTTTTTTGTATCCAACTTTGCAGGAAAGGTATCATTTGCGGCGATTAACCTTGTTATGCCGTTCATAATGATTCTCGGAGGTTTAGGCTTTATGATAGGCGCAGGCGGGAGTGCGCTTGTTGCCAGGACACTTGGCGAGGGTGATAAGAAGAGAGCATCACAATATTTTTCAATGCTGGTGTATTTTACGGTTATATGCGGAATAATCACGACTGTCATAGGAATCATATTTATGAGGCCTATTGCACTGATACTTGGAGCTACACCTGCAATGCTTGATGACTGTGTTATATACGGAAGAACGGTTATGGCCTTTAATATAGCATTCATGCTTCAGAATGTGTTTCAGACATTTCTTACAACAGCAGAAAAGCCAAAACTTGGACTTATGGCGACGCTTGCGGCAGGAATAACCAATATGGTGCTCGATGCCGTGTTTGTGGGCGTGTTCAGATGGGGAGTTACCGGTGCGGCAGCTGCTACGGGGATAAGCCAGTGTGTAGGCGGAATACTGCCGCTTATATATTTTGCAAGACCGAACAGCAGCCTTCTGCGCCTTTCGCTGTGCCGCATGGATGCAGGAATAATCATTAAAGCATGTACTAATGGGGCATCAGAACTTATGACCAGTATATCAGGTTCCATTGTAAGTATATTATATAATTTTCAGCTTCTCAGGTTCGCAGGTGAGAACGGCGTTGCGGCATATGGTGTTCTTATGTATGTGCAGTTTATATTTATTGCGGTATTTATCGGATACAATATAGGAACCGCACCTGTAGTCGGCTATAATTATGGCTCCGGCAATAATGCAGAACTTAAGAATATGCTTCGTAAGAGCCTTGTGGTTATGGGAAGTGCAGGGGCTGTCATGATGGTAACAGCACAGGCATTGTCATATCCGCTTGCCGGCATATTCGTGGGATATGATGCGCAGCTTCTTGCAATGACGCACAGAGCGTTTGGAATATTCTCCCTGTCATTCATAATTGCGGGCTTTAACATATTCGCGTCATCATTTTTTACGGCTCTTGGCAATGGTGCGGTATCGGCGGGAATATCATTAATGAGGACACTTGTGTTCCAGATGGCAGCGGTTCTTATACTCCCTCTGATATTGCGGATAGACGGAATATGGTGGGCAACAACGGCCGCTGAGCTGCTTGCGCTTGCCGTATCCGCATTTTTCCTTATTAAGAAGAAAAATACATACCATTATGCATGA
- a CDS encoding MarR family transcriptional regulator, whose translation MKDTDLLKLLNDCEYYMHYRRPAHRGRLTVLHSLDEEGPLTQSGLIGKMDVKAGSMSELLRKMEEDGLIQRKRGEKDKRQVYVTITDAGRDKMLHIEEVRKEKAKDTFASLNSKEKEQLYVLLGKLLNDWKDKWEVEA comes from the coding sequence GTGAAGGATACTGATTTATTGAAGCTTCTCAATGACTGCGAATATTATATGCATTACAGAAGACCTGCGCACAGAGGAAGGCTTACGGTATTGCACAGCCTTGATGAGGAGGGACCGCTTACGCAGAGCGGGCTTATAGGGAAGATGGATGTAAAGGCGGGCTCTATGAGCGAGCTGCTGCGCAAGATGGAAGAGGACGGACTTATACAGCGTAAGCGCGGAGAAAAAGATAAAAGACAGGTGTATGTCACAATAACTGATGCAGGAAGGGATAAGATGCTTCATATAGAGGAAGTAAGAAAGGAAAAAGCAAAAGATACATTTGCATCATTAAACAGCAAAGAAAAAGAGCAGTTGTATGTGCTGCTTGGAAAGCTGCTTAATGACTGGAAAGACAAATGGGAGGTGGAAGCTTGA
- a CDS encoding ABC transporter ATP-binding protein/permease, protein MKKYVQYIKPYAAYYFTGPLFMIVEVVGDIMLPWLLARIINVGVMNHDIGYIVRTGIMMVIIAVFMAVGGVGGAFFAARAAMNTGTDLRMALFEKIQKFSFKNIDDFSTGSLVTRLTNDITQIQNMIMQTLRTCLRSPGILIGAVIMAFVMSPGLAMILIVVIPVIVCVVAVIMKLAFPRFDRMQTKLDNLNSCIQEMLVNIRVIKSFVRGEYEEAKFDSRNEQLCESTVRAMRTVIVMAPAMALIMNMAIVAVMWKGGNMIIAGHMPVGNLTAFINYMTQILSSLTMLSMVFLNSTRAVASLKRIDEVMQADIDLTDDAAAMKDKKVLCGDVEFKNVFFRYYKNSEEWVLDNISFHLKSGQKMGIIGSTGCGKSTLVSLIARLYDADSGSVLIDGTDVREYSLKNLRDGVGMVLQNNVLFSGDIADNLRWGDADATDEQIRQAASAAQADEFVNDFADGYAAQLGQGGCNVSGGQKQRLCIARALLKKPKILILDDSTSAVDTATERKINAALEEQLAGCTTITVSQRISSIMHADVILVMDNGRVIDMGTHEQLLAGCTLYREIYDLQTNS, encoded by the coding sequence TTGAAAAAATATGTCCAATACATAAAGCCGTATGCTGCATATTATTTTACAGGGCCATTGTTTATGATTGTTGAGGTCGTCGGTGATATTATGCTTCCGTGGCTTCTGGCAAGGATTATAAATGTCGGAGTTATGAATCATGATATTGGGTACATAGTCAGAACAGGAATCATGATGGTAATCATAGCAGTATTTATGGCAGTTGGAGGTGTAGGAGGAGCATTCTTTGCGGCAAGGGCAGCAATGAATACAGGGACAGACCTGCGAATGGCTTTATTTGAAAAAATCCAGAAGTTCTCTTTTAAGAATATTGATGATTTCAGCACGGGTTCACTTGTTACACGTCTTACCAATGACATTACGCAGATACAGAATATGATAATGCAGACATTGAGAACATGCCTAAGGTCACCGGGAATACTTATAGGAGCCGTTATCATGGCATTTGTTATGAGTCCGGGGCTTGCAATGATACTTATTGTTGTAATTCCGGTTATAGTGTGTGTGGTAGCCGTAATCATGAAGCTGGCGTTTCCGAGATTTGACAGAATGCAGACGAAGCTTGATAATCTGAATTCATGTATTCAGGAGATGCTTGTTAATATCAGAGTAATAAAGTCATTTGTCAGGGGAGAGTATGAGGAGGCTAAGTTTGACAGCCGCAATGAGCAGTTATGCGAATCGACAGTAAGGGCAATGAGGACTGTTATAGTCATGGCACCTGCAATGGCACTTATAATGAATATGGCAATAGTGGCTGTTATGTGGAAGGGTGGCAATATGATTATCGCAGGACATATGCCTGTCGGCAATCTTACCGCATTTATCAATTATATGACACAGATATTGTCAAGCCTTACAATGCTTTCAATGGTATTCCTTAACAGTACAAGAGCAGTGGCATCACTTAAGAGAATAGATGAAGTTATGCAGGCTGACATAGACCTTACGGATGATGCTGCTGCGATGAAGGATAAGAAAGTATTATGTGGGGATGTTGAATTCAAAAATGTTTTCTTCAGATATTATAAAAACTCGGAAGAATGGGTGCTGGATAATATAAGCTTTCACCTTAAGAGCGGACAGAAAATGGGAATTATAGGTTCCACGGGCTGCGGCAAGAGTACACTGGTGTCGCTTATTGCCAGACTTTACGATGCTGACAGCGGAAGTGTGCTTATTGACGGAACTGATGTCAGGGAATATTCACTTAAGAATCTGAGAGACGGTGTAGGAATGGTGCTGCAGAATAATGTACTTTTTTCCGGAGACATTGCAGATAATCTGAGGTGGGGCGACGCAGATGCCACGGATGAGCAGATAAGGCAGGCAGCATCAGCGGCACAGGCGGATGAATTTGTAAATGATTTTGCTGACGGATATGCAGCACAGCTCGGACAGGGCGGGTGCAACGTATCAGGCGGACAGAAGCAGAGGCTTTGTATAGCAAGGGCACTGCTTAAAAAGCCAAAGATTTTGATACTTGATGATTCGACAAGTGCAGTAGATACTGCAACAGAGAGAAAGATAAATGCAGCACTTGAAGAACAGCTTGCAGGGTGTACAACTATTACGGTATCACAGAGGATATCATCAATAATGCATGCAGATGTAATTCTTGTAATGGATAACGGCAGGGTTATTGATATGGGAACGCATGAACAGCTCCTTGCAGGTTGTACACTTTACAGGGAGATATATGATTTGCAGACAAATTCGTAA